CTTTTGTATCAGATGAAATAGGTGCAAAATTATTCGAATGTTTACCGGAAATAAGCACTTCATACGCTGGATTTAATGCTGCGATTGAATATGAAACATTTGTCTTCTGCGGTGTAAAAAAATCATATCCATATTCCTGTACCTTATTACGATATACATGCGTATACTGTGTATATACATCAATACCATGTGCTTTCAATTTAGAAAATCTCATTTGGATAATACTTACACGACTTCCTGCATTATTCAAGACCTCAAACCAATTAATTTGCTCATCTTCAGTAAGATCTGTTGCAAAATTAATTGTATATTGGTAAGTCTTTATTTTATTTCTAATCTGTAGTAACGCATTTACTACCATTGGTGATGCCAAAGCTTTATTTTTTTCTGTGTAAGCAATTAGTTTGTTATCATCTTTATTCAAGAGCACACCAACTGGCACCTGATTTTTCCGATATGCTTCCGCATTTATAACAAATTCTCCTTTTCCTAAATCTAACACTACGCTTTTTAAATCTGGATGATTGCAATATGCCTTATAATTTGTTGTTAGCCTCTGCTGCCCATCCACAACAGACATTTGTCCTCTTACAGTTTCAGAAAGCAATTCCCTTTCTATAAATGAGACTTGTGGTACTGCAAACTCCTTTTCTGTATTATTTATTATATTGATAGAAATTGCAGATATAGGCGATTTACTTAAAAGCTGATAATTTAACAATTCAACACATTTAGCCAATGTCCAGCTAACATCCCTTTGATATAATGGCAATGTTAATTCATTTTTTTCTATATACTCACATAAGGTAAAAATATATTCTTGTCTACTGTTCTTGGTCGGATTAAGATTGGCAGCTTCCAATAGTAATTTGTTAATATTCATTTCAGCTCCTTTCTAGCTGCTATTTTTAGCAGCTACTTTATTTTTTTTAATTTTATCAATTTATTCTTTATATGTCAAGTGCTGCTACATTTATTTGAGATAATTGTATATATTATCAAAATATTGCATATGATCAAATTAAAATTATATGTACTTTCTTTTATTCAGTTCATTATGATATACTAAAATCAATAAATTATCGAAAGGAGCCTCAAAAATGAATACCCGTGATATTCTAAATGCAGCAAAAGAAGAATTAACTTCTTTGGACAGCCATTTAATTGATGTGCTAGATATTAAACGCCCTACATCACTAGCCTACGCAAAACAACTCGCTAAAGTTATTTCAAAACTCTCCCCTCTCCTTGGAAATATGATTGAATTTTCCACCGTGGACTTATTAAACAAGCATGATTGGTGCAACATGGGAGAATGGATAAGACAAGATCCTGGTTTTCCAGATGCACTTTTTAAAAGCAGCACTATCTCCCCAAATCCTGGCATTGAAATCAAAGCCTGGTTCCCATTTGCGACAGAAATTACTGCACGTTTTAAAGATAGTATAACTATTTTCTCACAGGACAATATAGATATGGCATTAATCGCATGGCTACCTGAAAATGTTATTTGGGGCAAGCCCAAAATCATTGATGTCCTAGTAGTTAGCGGAAAAAGTGTTGCAGAAGCACGAGATGCTCACTATCATAGACCACCTGACTATCTTGTTTTTGAACCCGAAGATACATCCAATCGTACTTCTAATTTACAACAAACCAATACCAATGGTTATAAGTTACAAGCCGATAAATGTGATGTTAAATCAGCCATCGCATTTGTCGAAAAATGGGGAGAAAATGCATTAGAATACAGTCCAACACCTGAATATCAGCAACGTTTAAGATCTCTATACGGACAATTTGTATATAGACTTGATACTAATTACGCTAAAATTGA
This Ruminococcus hominis DNA region includes the following protein-coding sequences:
- a CDS encoding DUF262 domain-containing protein, coding for MNINKLLLEAANLNPTKNSRQEYIFTLCEYIEKNELTLPLYQRDVSWTLAKCVELLNYQLLSKSPISAISINIINNTEKEFAVPQVSFIERELLSETVRGQMSVVDGQQRLTTNYKAYCNHPDLKSVVLDLGKGEFVINAEAYRKNQVPVGVLLNKDDNKLIAYTEKNKALASPMVVNALLQIRNKIKTYQYTINFATDLTEDEQINWFEVLNNAGSRVSIIQMRFSKLKAHGIDVYTQYTHVYRNKVQEYGYDFFTPQKTNVSYSIAALNPAYEVLISGKHSNNFAPISSDTKENQLCNLEPDKLKECFEMTLEALERALKFIENNDLEKFNRSDYVNYLVGYFVFHREDISEKQRENLINWYNGVEFTNKSNTARRKIYTDLLKI